Proteins encoded within one genomic window of Salmo trutta chromosome 11, fSalTru1.1, whole genome shotgun sequence:
- the LOC115202009 gene encoding CD209 antigen-like protein E, with protein sequence MSEAIYTEPDMTKKVKFDRGEMEERIVDIYVSADTLRDGETSTKREETADTAPNNGPGDQHSEPDSSGKRPFLVAAVCLGLLCVLLLAGIIGLSVHYNRVIKNSEDERNNLSQSFSLYKTNTTAERDQLQTRYNNLTEEKGHIQAKLFVIEQQCQEGWRYFDSRYYFLSTEKKTWEKSRQDCLERGADLVVINSREEQTFLFNLHLRAWIGLTDSVTEGTWTWVDGTSLTTGYWGAGQPDDIGQEDCVEIYYGEDDPVQTWNDDKCHKYHNWICEKVM encoded by the exons ATGTCTGAGGCCATCTATACTGAGCCAGATATGACCAAGAAGGTCAAGTTTGACAGaggtgagatggaggagaggattgtGGATATCTACGTCAGTGCAGACACACTGAGAGACGGTGAGACCAGCaccaagagagaagagacagcagACACTGCTCCTAATAATGGACCAGGAGACCAGcactcag AGCCTGATAGCTCAGGGAAGAGACCCTTTCTAGTtgctgcagtgtgtctggggctgctgtgtgttctcctactggctgggatcataggcctgTCTGTCCACT ATAACAGAGTCATCAAAAATTCTGAGGATGAAAGGAACAACTTGTCACAGAGTTTTTCCCTTTATAAGACCAACACaactgcagagagagaccagttacagaccagatacaacaacctgactgaaGAGAAAGGCCATATTCAGGCTAAGCTTTTTGTGATTG AGCAGCAATGTCAGGAGGGATGGAGATACTTTGACTCCAGGTACTACTTCCTCTCTACTGAGAAGAAAACCTGGGAGAAGAGCAGACAGGactgtctggagagaggagcagacctggTGGTCATTAACAGCAGAGAggaacag ACATTTCTCTTCAACCTCCACCTGAGAGCctggattggtctgactgactctgttactgaggGGACCTGGACGTGGGTGGATGGCACATCACTGACCACAGG GTACTGGGGGGCAGGACAGCCTGATGATATTGGGCAGGAGGACTGTGTTGAGATATACTATGGAGAAGATGACCCTGTACAGACATGGAATGATGACAAATGTCACAAATATCATAACTGGATCTGTGAGAAAGTGATGTAA